From a single Arachis hypogaea cultivar Tifrunner chromosome 3, arahy.Tifrunner.gnm2.J5K5, whole genome shotgun sequence genomic region:
- the LOC112776343 gene encoding uncharacterized protein gives MKSPGCIKDVQRLAGRLTSLSRFLGASATKALPFFNLMKKGMAFEWTPACEEAFQHFKEILAAPPVLGKPRDGEPLYLYLAITSEALAAVLIREDGKAQQPVYFINRALQGAELRYSKLEKLALALLTSSRRLKQYFQSHQVVVRTDQGIRQVLQKPDLAGRMMTWSIELSQYDIRYEPRQAIKAQAMADFLVEVTGDPGEDMGTRWKLHVDGASNQTFRGAGIILESPIGVVYEQSVRFEFPISNNQAEYEALIGGLTLAAEVGARRLEHEAREGNRSLIQGMTREPAIALHITTLSSSWLDPITNFLEHGQVPGDEKDAAKLRREAAKYAVIQGQLFRKGLSQPLLKCLHPDRTDYVLKEVHEGCCGHHIGGKALARKLIRAGYYWPSMMADSKEFVKKCIKCQQNANFAKAPASELSLLTISRPFAQWGVDLLGPSRSALGRSNIS, from the exons ATGAAGAGCCCGGGCTGTATCAAGGACGTCCAGAGGTTGGCAGGGCGATTGACATCACTTTCCCGGTTTCTCGGAGCCTCGGCGACAAAGGCCCTGCCATTTTTTAACCTCATGAAGAAAGGGATGGCGTTTGAGTGGACACCCGCGTGCGAAGAAGCCTTTCAACACTTCAAGGAAATCCTGGCGGCACCTCCCGTTCTCGGGAAGCCAAGGGACGGGGAACCACTATACCTATACCTCGCTATAACAAGCGAAGCCCTGGCCGCAGTACTGATACGGGAGGACGGGAAAGCCCAACAACCAGTCTACTTCATAAACAGGGCCCTACAAGGAGCAGAATTAAGATATAGCAAgttggaaaagctagccttggcACTCCTAACTTCCTCGAGAAGGTTAAAACAATACTTCCAAAGTCACCAAGTGGTCGTCAGAACGGACCAGGGGATCCGGCAAGTTCTCCAAAAACCCGACCtagcgggaagaatgatgacttggtccaTCGAACTCTCTCAATATGACATACGGTACGAGCCCCGGCAAGCCATCAAGGCGCAGGCCATGGCGGATTTCTTGGTTGAAGTAACGGGAGATCCAGGCGAAGACATGGGTACAAggtggaagctccatgtggacggagcctccaaccagaccTTCAGAGGTGCCGGGATCATCCTGGAAAGCCCGATTGGGGTTGTATACGAACAGTCGGTTAGATTCGAATTTCCCatctcaaacaaccaagcggaatacgAAGCCCTCATAGGAGGCTTGACCCTAGCGGCGGAGGTCGGCGCAAGAAGACTGGAA CACGAAGCCAGGGAGGGGAACCGGTCTCTCATCCAAGGCATGACAAGGGAACCAGCAATTGCACTACACATAACAACCCTAAGTTCTTCAtggctagaccccatcaccaactTCCTAGAACACGGCCAAGTCCCTGGTGATGAAAAGGATGCGGCAAAATTAAGAAGAGAAGCGGCAAAATACGCCGTCATCCAAGGACAGCTGTTCAGAAAGGGGCTTAGCCAACCCCTACTGAAGTGCCTACACCCCGACCGGACGGACTATGTCCTCAAGGAAGTCCATGAGGGCTGCTGTGGGCACCACATCGgaggcaaagccctagcaaggaagtTAATCCGAGCTGGGTACTACTGGCCGTCGATGATGGCAGATTCCAAAGAGTTTGTCAAAAAGTGCATAAAGTGCCAACAGAACGCCAACTTTGCCAAGGCACCGGCCTCTGAGTTAAGTTTGCTAACGATCTCCCGGCCGTTCGCTcagtggggagtcgacctcttagggCCTTCCCGGTCGGCCCTGGGCAGGTCAAATATCTCATAG